The Bombus terrestris chromosome 9, iyBomTerr1.2, whole genome shotgun sequence genome contains a region encoding:
- the LOC100648326 gene encoding protein RUFY3 isoform X4, whose amino-acid sequence MRQESKNGLKIRPPGDHGVHHSGVMLEEDMAGAQDTIYLCNFRVSVDGEWLCLKELQDVEFSLQESMQRSPSPPLALSGINHHHHHHHIDHHRQQQLPDQRELRDIMPPSPPPLQHVSSLSRDPVIIERSNLVNISKLIVKELIETSLKYGRMLDSDHMPLQHFFIVLEHVLRHGLRPKKGLLGPKKELWDILQLVEKYCSEAQDITSSIRDLPTVRTAMGRARAWLRMALMQKKLADYLKVLIDHKEDILSEYFEPDALMMSEEAIVIMGLLVGLNVIDCNFCVKEEDLDCQQGVIDFSLYLRNSNHIPGESPDDELENDNMTTVLDQKNYIEELNRHLNATVTNLQAKVESLTTTNALMKEDLSIAKNNILSLHEENRQLKKELGIEIKDTNENGKPPIKITETTTEIEELRSRLDTEKKLRQDVEKELELQISMKSEMEVAMKLLEKDIHEKQDTIISLRRQLDEIKLINLEMYKKLQECEGSLKHKTELITKLEAKTLSMTETIQKMDEKCKEMDDVKSDAVERVRILGAEAAEREAKANGVERELRLEREWRTSLQEASISSAEKISQLHQEIDQLRRVSEKYLALQEEHYALKEICTEQERTLEELGGQLSTAKLAAVELREAADNAHQQQNQQQQEGAATWANDRLVTQCKSCNREFNITRRKIVSDC is encoded by the exons ATGCGGCAAGAATCCAAAAACGGTCTGAAGATCAGGCCACCGGGTGACCACGGTGTGCATCACAGTGGGGTCATGCTTGAAGAAGACATGGCTGGCGCTCAGGATACGATATACCTGTGCAACTTCCGTGTTTCTGTCGACGGCGAGTGGCTGTGCCTGAAAGAGCTTCAGGATGTCGAGTTCTCGTTGCAGGAGTCGATGCAACGTTCACCATCGCCACCGCTCGCTCTCAGTGGTATtaaccatcatcatcatcatcatcatattGATCATCATCGTCAGCAACAGCTTCCCGATCAGCGAGAGCTTCGCGATATAATGCCGCCAAGCCCACCGCCATTGCAGCACGTTTCCAGCTTGT CACGCGATCCCGTCATCATCGAGAGGAGTAATCTtgtgaatatttcgaaattaatcGTGAAGGAGCTGATCGAAACGTCTTTGAAGTATGGTCGGATGCTCGATTCTGATCATATGCCATTGCAACATTTTTTCATCGTTCTTGAACACGTGCTTAGGCATGGTTTACGACCAAAGAAG GGTCTACTTGGACCCAAGAAGGAGCTTTGGGATATACTTCAGCTAGTTGAGAAATATTGTTCCGAAGCACAGGACATTACGTCCAGTATTCGTGATCTACCTACTGTTAG GACTGCAATGGGTAGAGCGCGAGCATGGTTGCGTATGGCGTTAATGCAGAAAAAGCTAGCGGACTACTTGAAAGTTTTAATCGACCACAAGGAAGATATATTGTCCGAGTATTTCGAGCCTGACGCTCTGATGATGAGCGAAGAGGCAATCGTTATAATGGGCTTGTTGGTGGGCTTGAACGTAATCGACTGCAATTTCTGTGTAAAG GAAGAAGACCTCGATTGTCAACAAGGTGTGATCGATTTCTCGCTATACCTGCGAAACAGCAATCATATACCTGGTGAATCTCCAGACGACGAGCTTGAAAATGATAACATGACAACTGTACTCGACCAGAAAAATTACATCGAGGAACTAAACCGACATTTAAA CGCAACTGTGACAAACCTTCAAGCCAAAGTGGAATCCTTAACAACGACAAACGCTCTTATGAAGGAGGACCTGTCTATCGCTAAAAATAACATTCTGTCGCTTCACGAGGAGAATAGACAATTGAAAAAAGAGTTGGGAATCGAAATTAAAGACACGAACGAG AATGGGAAACCACCGATCAAAATTACTGAAACTACGACAGAGATCGAGGAGTTGAGAAGTAGGCTAGATACTGAAAAGAAATTGCGGCAGGATGTAGAAAAGGAATTAGAATTACAG ATTAGTATGAAGTCAGAAATGGAAGTGGCTATGAAGCTGTTGGAGAAAGATATTCATGAGAAACAAGATACGATCATATCGTTGCGACGACAGCTCGACGAGATTAAGTTAATTAACTTGGAAATGTATAAAAAGCTACAG GAGTGCGAAGGCTCGCTTAAGCATAAAACAGAACTGATCACTAAATTGGAGGCTAAGACGCTATCGATGACTGAAACCATCCAGAAAATGGATGAAAA GTGCAAGGAAATGGACGACGTGAAATCAGATGCAGTAGAGAGGGTGAGGATTTTGGGAGCTGAAGCTGCCGAGAGAGAAGCGAAGGCGAACGGGGTCGAGAGGGAATTGCGACTCGAACGCGAATGGAGAACCTCCTTACAGGAAGCATCGATCTCTAGCGCGGAGAAGATCTCTCAATTACATCAGGAGATCGATCAGTTGAGGCGGGTGTCCGAG AAATACCTGGCGCTGCAGGAGGAACATTACGCGTTGAAGGAGATCTGCACCGAACAGGAACGGACTCTGGAGGAACTTGGGGGACAATTGAGCACGGCGAAATTGGCGGCCGTGGAATTACGCGAGGCCGCTGACAACGCTCACCAGCAGCAGAACCAGCAGCAGCAAGAGGGTGCAGCGACCTGGGCGAACGATCGACTGGTCACCCAATGCAAGAGCTGCAACCGAGAGTTCAACATCACTCGTCGCAAG ATTGTTTCAGATTGTTGA
- the LOC100648326 gene encoding protein RUFY3 isoform X5, whose protein sequence is MRQESKNGLKIRPPGDHGVHHSGVMLEEDMAGAQDTIYLCNFRVSVDGEWLCLKELQDVEFSLQESMQRSPSPPLALSARDPVIIERSNLVNISKLIVKELIETSLKYGRMLDSDHMPLQHFFIVLEHVLRHGLRPKKGLLGPKKELWDILQLVEKYCSEAQDITSSIRDLPTVRTAMGRARAWLRMALMQKKLADYLKVLIDHKEDILSEYFEPDALMMSEEAIVIMGLLVGLNVIDCNFCVKEEDLDCQQGVIDFSLYLRNSNHIPGESPDDELENDNMTTVLDQKNYIEELNRHLNATVTNLQAKVESLTTTNALMKEDLSIAKNNILSLHEENRQLKKELGIEIKDTNENGKPPIKITETTTEIEELRSRLDTEKKLRQDVEKELELQISMKSEMEVAMKLLEKDIHEKQDTIISLRRQLDEIKLINLEMYKKLQECEGSLKHKTELITKLEAKTLSMTETIQKMDEKCKEMDDVKSDAVERVRILGAEAAEREAKANGVERELRLEREWRTSLQEASISSAEKISQLHQEIDQLRRVSEKYLALQEEHYALKEICTEQERTLEELGGQLSTAKLAAVELREAADNAHQQQNQQQQEGAATWANDRLVTQCKSCNREFNITRRKHHCRNCGKIFCHACSDNTTALPSSTKPVRVCDECYVFLVGRYSGAR, encoded by the exons ATGCGGCAAGAATCCAAAAACGGTCTGAAGATCAGGCCACCGGGTGACCACGGTGTGCATCACAGTGGGGTCATGCTTGAAGAAGACATGGCTGGCGCTCAGGATACGATATACCTGTGCAACTTCCGTGTTTCTGTCGACGGCGAGTGGCTGTGCCTGAAAGAGCTTCAGGATGTCGAGTTCTCGTTGCAGGAGTCGATGCAACGTTCACCATCGCCACCGCTCGCTCTCAGTG CACGCGATCCCGTCATCATCGAGAGGAGTAATCTtgtgaatatttcgaaattaatcGTGAAGGAGCTGATCGAAACGTCTTTGAAGTATGGTCGGATGCTCGATTCTGATCATATGCCATTGCAACATTTTTTCATCGTTCTTGAACACGTGCTTAGGCATGGTTTACGACCAAAGAAG GGTCTACTTGGACCCAAGAAGGAGCTTTGGGATATACTTCAGCTAGTTGAGAAATATTGTTCCGAAGCACAGGACATTACGTCCAGTATTCGTGATCTACCTACTGTTAG GACTGCAATGGGTAGAGCGCGAGCATGGTTGCGTATGGCGTTAATGCAGAAAAAGCTAGCGGACTACTTGAAAGTTTTAATCGACCACAAGGAAGATATATTGTCCGAGTATTTCGAGCCTGACGCTCTGATGATGAGCGAAGAGGCAATCGTTATAATGGGCTTGTTGGTGGGCTTGAACGTAATCGACTGCAATTTCTGTGTAAAG GAAGAAGACCTCGATTGTCAACAAGGTGTGATCGATTTCTCGCTATACCTGCGAAACAGCAATCATATACCTGGTGAATCTCCAGACGACGAGCTTGAAAATGATAACATGACAACTGTACTCGACCAGAAAAATTACATCGAGGAACTAAACCGACATTTAAA CGCAACTGTGACAAACCTTCAAGCCAAAGTGGAATCCTTAACAACGACAAACGCTCTTATGAAGGAGGACCTGTCTATCGCTAAAAATAACATTCTGTCGCTTCACGAGGAGAATAGACAATTGAAAAAAGAGTTGGGAATCGAAATTAAAGACACGAACGAG AATGGGAAACCACCGATCAAAATTACTGAAACTACGACAGAGATCGAGGAGTTGAGAAGTAGGCTAGATACTGAAAAGAAATTGCGGCAGGATGTAGAAAAGGAATTAGAATTACAG ATTAGTATGAAGTCAGAAATGGAAGTGGCTATGAAGCTGTTGGAGAAAGATATTCATGAGAAACAAGATACGATCATATCGTTGCGACGACAGCTCGACGAGATTAAGTTAATTAACTTGGAAATGTATAAAAAGCTACAG GAGTGCGAAGGCTCGCTTAAGCATAAAACAGAACTGATCACTAAATTGGAGGCTAAGACGCTATCGATGACTGAAACCATCCAGAAAATGGATGAAAA GTGCAAGGAAATGGACGACGTGAAATCAGATGCAGTAGAGAGGGTGAGGATTTTGGGAGCTGAAGCTGCCGAGAGAGAAGCGAAGGCGAACGGGGTCGAGAGGGAATTGCGACTCGAACGCGAATGGAGAACCTCCTTACAGGAAGCATCGATCTCTAGCGCGGAGAAGATCTCTCAATTACATCAGGAGATCGATCAGTTGAGGCGGGTGTCCGAG AAATACCTGGCGCTGCAGGAGGAACATTACGCGTTGAAGGAGATCTGCACCGAACAGGAACGGACTCTGGAGGAACTTGGGGGACAATTGAGCACGGCGAAATTGGCGGCCGTGGAATTACGCGAGGCCGCTGACAACGCTCACCAGCAGCAGAACCAGCAGCAGCAAGAGGGTGCAGCGACCTGGGCGAACGATCGACTGGTCACCCAATGCAAGAGCTGCAACCGAGAGTTCAACATCACTCGTCGCAAG
- the LOC100648326 gene encoding RUN and FYVE domain-containing protein 2 isoform X2, with product MLEEDMAGAQDTIYLCNFRVSVDGEWLCLKELQDVEFSLQESMQRSPSPPLALSGINHHHHHHHIDHHRQQQLPDQRELRDIMPPSPPPLQHVSSLSRDPVIIERSNLVNISKLIVKELIETSLKYGRMLDSDHMPLQHFFIVLEHVLRHGLRPKKGLLGPKKELWDILQLVEKYCSEAQDITSSIRDLPTVRTAMGRARAWLRMALMQKKLADYLKVLIDHKEDILSEYFEPDALMMSEEAIVIMGLLVGLNVIDCNFCVKEEDLDCQQGVIDFSLYLRNSNHIPGESPDDELENDNMTTVLDQKNYIEELNRHLNATVTNLQAKVESLTTTNALMKEDLSIAKNNILSLHEENRQLKKELGIEIKDTNENGKPPIKITETTTEIEELRSRLDTEKKLRQDVEKELELQISMKSEMEVAMKLLEKDIHEKQDTIISLRRQLDEIKLINLEMYKKLQECEGSLKHKTELITKLEAKTLSMTETIQKMDEKCKEMDDVKSDAVERVRILGAEAAEREAKANGVERELRLEREWRTSLQEASISSAEKISQLHQEIDQLRRVSEKYLALQEEHYALKEICTEQERTLEELGGQLSTAKLAAVELREAADNAHQQQNQQQQEGAATWANDRLVTQCKSCNREFNITRRKHHCRNCGKIFCHACSDNTTALPSSTKPVRVCDECYVFLVGRYSGAR from the exons ATGCTTGAAGAAGACATGGCTGGCGCTCAGGATACGATATACCTGTGCAACTTCCGTGTTTCTGTCGACGGCGAGTGGCTGTGCCTGAAAGAGCTTCAGGATGTCGAGTTCTCGTTGCAGGAGTCGATGCAACGTTCACCATCGCCACCGCTCGCTCTCAGTGGTATtaaccatcatcatcatcatcatcatattGATCATCATCGTCAGCAACAGCTTCCCGATCAGCGAGAGCTTCGCGATATAATGCCGCCAAGCCCACCGCCATTGCAGCACGTTTCCAGCTTGT CACGCGATCCCGTCATCATCGAGAGGAGTAATCTtgtgaatatttcgaaattaatcGTGAAGGAGCTGATCGAAACGTCTTTGAAGTATGGTCGGATGCTCGATTCTGATCATATGCCATTGCAACATTTTTTCATCGTTCTTGAACACGTGCTTAGGCATGGTTTACGACCAAAGAAG GGTCTACTTGGACCCAAGAAGGAGCTTTGGGATATACTTCAGCTAGTTGAGAAATATTGTTCCGAAGCACAGGACATTACGTCCAGTATTCGTGATCTACCTACTGTTAG GACTGCAATGGGTAGAGCGCGAGCATGGTTGCGTATGGCGTTAATGCAGAAAAAGCTAGCGGACTACTTGAAAGTTTTAATCGACCACAAGGAAGATATATTGTCCGAGTATTTCGAGCCTGACGCTCTGATGATGAGCGAAGAGGCAATCGTTATAATGGGCTTGTTGGTGGGCTTGAACGTAATCGACTGCAATTTCTGTGTAAAG GAAGAAGACCTCGATTGTCAACAAGGTGTGATCGATTTCTCGCTATACCTGCGAAACAGCAATCATATACCTGGTGAATCTCCAGACGACGAGCTTGAAAATGATAACATGACAACTGTACTCGACCAGAAAAATTACATCGAGGAACTAAACCGACATTTAAA CGCAACTGTGACAAACCTTCAAGCCAAAGTGGAATCCTTAACAACGACAAACGCTCTTATGAAGGAGGACCTGTCTATCGCTAAAAATAACATTCTGTCGCTTCACGAGGAGAATAGACAATTGAAAAAAGAGTTGGGAATCGAAATTAAAGACACGAACGAG AATGGGAAACCACCGATCAAAATTACTGAAACTACGACAGAGATCGAGGAGTTGAGAAGTAGGCTAGATACTGAAAAGAAATTGCGGCAGGATGTAGAAAAGGAATTAGAATTACAG ATTAGTATGAAGTCAGAAATGGAAGTGGCTATGAAGCTGTTGGAGAAAGATATTCATGAGAAACAAGATACGATCATATCGTTGCGACGACAGCTCGACGAGATTAAGTTAATTAACTTGGAAATGTATAAAAAGCTACAG GAGTGCGAAGGCTCGCTTAAGCATAAAACAGAACTGATCACTAAATTGGAGGCTAAGACGCTATCGATGACTGAAACCATCCAGAAAATGGATGAAAA GTGCAAGGAAATGGACGACGTGAAATCAGATGCAGTAGAGAGGGTGAGGATTTTGGGAGCTGAAGCTGCCGAGAGAGAAGCGAAGGCGAACGGGGTCGAGAGGGAATTGCGACTCGAACGCGAATGGAGAACCTCCTTACAGGAAGCATCGATCTCTAGCGCGGAGAAGATCTCTCAATTACATCAGGAGATCGATCAGTTGAGGCGGGTGTCCGAG AAATACCTGGCGCTGCAGGAGGAACATTACGCGTTGAAGGAGATCTGCACCGAACAGGAACGGACTCTGGAGGAACTTGGGGGACAATTGAGCACGGCGAAATTGGCGGCCGTGGAATTACGCGAGGCCGCTGACAACGCTCACCAGCAGCAGAACCAGCAGCAGCAAGAGGGTGCAGCGACCTGGGCGAACGATCGACTGGTCACCCAATGCAAGAGCTGCAACCGAGAGTTCAACATCACTCGTCGCAAG
- the LOC100648326 gene encoding RUN and FYVE domain-containing protein 2 isoform X3, which translates to MGSRWQARARAYSENVNMAAESSEGLPISPSEKSLTGSLVSEENEKSVSRSPSTYSIREDKWPDLVVSRPRKLDAWWLPRPRDPVIIERSNLVNISKLIVKELIETSLKYGRMLDSDHMPLQHFFIVLEHVLRHGLRPKKGLLGPKKELWDILQLVEKYCSEAQDITSSIRDLPTVRTAMGRARAWLRMALMQKKLADYLKVLIDHKEDILSEYFEPDALMMSEEAIVIMGLLVGLNVIDCNFCVKEEDLDCQQGVIDFSLYLRNSNHIPGESPDDELENDNMTTVLDQKNYIEELNRHLNATVTNLQAKVESLTTTNALMKEDLSIAKNNILSLHEENRQLKKELGIEIKDTNENGKPPIKITETTTEIEELRSRLDTEKKLRQDVEKELELQISMKSEMEVAMKLLEKDIHEKQDTIISLRRQLDEIKLINLEMYKKLQECEGSLKHKTELITKLEAKTLSMTETIQKMDEKCKEMDDVKSDAVERVRILGAEAAEREAKANGVERELRLEREWRTSLQEASISSAEKISQLHQEIDQLRRVSEKYLALQEEHYALKEICTEQERTLEELGGQLSTAKLAAVELREAADNAHQQQNQQQQEGAATWANDRLVTQCKSCNREFNITRRKHHCRNCGKIFCHACSDNTTALPSSTKPVRVCDECYVFLVGRYSGAR; encoded by the exons ATGGGCAGTCGTTGGCAAGCGCGCGCGCGAGCGTACAGTGAAAACGTAAACATGGCCGCGGAGAGTAGCGAAGGTTTGCCAATATCTCCGTCCGAGAAATCGTTAACCGGTAGCTTAGTGTCCGAAGAGAATGAGAAAAGTGTATCACGATCACCGTCGACTTACTCGATAAGGGAGGACAAGTGGCCGGATCTGGTTGTCTCGAGGCCCAGAAAACTAGACGCTTGGTGGTTACCGAGAC CACGCGATCCCGTCATCATCGAGAGGAGTAATCTtgtgaatatttcgaaattaatcGTGAAGGAGCTGATCGAAACGTCTTTGAAGTATGGTCGGATGCTCGATTCTGATCATATGCCATTGCAACATTTTTTCATCGTTCTTGAACACGTGCTTAGGCATGGTTTACGACCAAAGAAG GGTCTACTTGGACCCAAGAAGGAGCTTTGGGATATACTTCAGCTAGTTGAGAAATATTGTTCCGAAGCACAGGACATTACGTCCAGTATTCGTGATCTACCTACTGTTAG GACTGCAATGGGTAGAGCGCGAGCATGGTTGCGTATGGCGTTAATGCAGAAAAAGCTAGCGGACTACTTGAAAGTTTTAATCGACCACAAGGAAGATATATTGTCCGAGTATTTCGAGCCTGACGCTCTGATGATGAGCGAAGAGGCAATCGTTATAATGGGCTTGTTGGTGGGCTTGAACGTAATCGACTGCAATTTCTGTGTAAAG GAAGAAGACCTCGATTGTCAACAAGGTGTGATCGATTTCTCGCTATACCTGCGAAACAGCAATCATATACCTGGTGAATCTCCAGACGACGAGCTTGAAAATGATAACATGACAACTGTACTCGACCAGAAAAATTACATCGAGGAACTAAACCGACATTTAAA CGCAACTGTGACAAACCTTCAAGCCAAAGTGGAATCCTTAACAACGACAAACGCTCTTATGAAGGAGGACCTGTCTATCGCTAAAAATAACATTCTGTCGCTTCACGAGGAGAATAGACAATTGAAAAAAGAGTTGGGAATCGAAATTAAAGACACGAACGAG AATGGGAAACCACCGATCAAAATTACTGAAACTACGACAGAGATCGAGGAGTTGAGAAGTAGGCTAGATACTGAAAAGAAATTGCGGCAGGATGTAGAAAAGGAATTAGAATTACAG ATTAGTATGAAGTCAGAAATGGAAGTGGCTATGAAGCTGTTGGAGAAAGATATTCATGAGAAACAAGATACGATCATATCGTTGCGACGACAGCTCGACGAGATTAAGTTAATTAACTTGGAAATGTATAAAAAGCTACAG GAGTGCGAAGGCTCGCTTAAGCATAAAACAGAACTGATCACTAAATTGGAGGCTAAGACGCTATCGATGACTGAAACCATCCAGAAAATGGATGAAAA GTGCAAGGAAATGGACGACGTGAAATCAGATGCAGTAGAGAGGGTGAGGATTTTGGGAGCTGAAGCTGCCGAGAGAGAAGCGAAGGCGAACGGGGTCGAGAGGGAATTGCGACTCGAACGCGAATGGAGAACCTCCTTACAGGAAGCATCGATCTCTAGCGCGGAGAAGATCTCTCAATTACATCAGGAGATCGATCAGTTGAGGCGGGTGTCCGAG AAATACCTGGCGCTGCAGGAGGAACATTACGCGTTGAAGGAGATCTGCACCGAACAGGAACGGACTCTGGAGGAACTTGGGGGACAATTGAGCACGGCGAAATTGGCGGCCGTGGAATTACGCGAGGCCGCTGACAACGCTCACCAGCAGCAGAACCAGCAGCAGCAAGAGGGTGCAGCGACCTGGGCGAACGATCGACTGGTCACCCAATGCAAGAGCTGCAACCGAGAGTTCAACATCACTCGTCGCAAG
- the LOC100648326 gene encoding RUN and FYVE domain-containing protein 2 isoform X1 — MRQESKNGLKIRPPGDHGVHHSGVMLEEDMAGAQDTIYLCNFRVSVDGEWLCLKELQDVEFSLQESMQRSPSPPLALSGINHHHHHHHIDHHRQQQLPDQRELRDIMPPSPPPLQHVSSLSRDPVIIERSNLVNISKLIVKELIETSLKYGRMLDSDHMPLQHFFIVLEHVLRHGLRPKKGLLGPKKELWDILQLVEKYCSEAQDITSSIRDLPTVRTAMGRARAWLRMALMQKKLADYLKVLIDHKEDILSEYFEPDALMMSEEAIVIMGLLVGLNVIDCNFCVKEEDLDCQQGVIDFSLYLRNSNHIPGESPDDELENDNMTTVLDQKNYIEELNRHLNATVTNLQAKVESLTTTNALMKEDLSIAKNNILSLHEENRQLKKELGIEIKDTNENGKPPIKITETTTEIEELRSRLDTEKKLRQDVEKELELQISMKSEMEVAMKLLEKDIHEKQDTIISLRRQLDEIKLINLEMYKKLQECEGSLKHKTELITKLEAKTLSMTETIQKMDEKCKEMDDVKSDAVERVRILGAEAAEREAKANGVERELRLEREWRTSLQEASISSAEKISQLHQEIDQLRRVSEKYLALQEEHYALKEICTEQERTLEELGGQLSTAKLAAVELREAADNAHQQQNQQQQEGAATWANDRLVTQCKSCNREFNITRRKHHCRNCGKIFCHACSDNTTALPSSTKPVRVCDECYVFLVGRYSGAR; from the exons ATGCGGCAAGAATCCAAAAACGGTCTGAAGATCAGGCCACCGGGTGACCACGGTGTGCATCACAGTGGGGTCATGCTTGAAGAAGACATGGCTGGCGCTCAGGATACGATATACCTGTGCAACTTCCGTGTTTCTGTCGACGGCGAGTGGCTGTGCCTGAAAGAGCTTCAGGATGTCGAGTTCTCGTTGCAGGAGTCGATGCAACGTTCACCATCGCCACCGCTCGCTCTCAGTGGTATtaaccatcatcatcatcatcatcatattGATCATCATCGTCAGCAACAGCTTCCCGATCAGCGAGAGCTTCGCGATATAATGCCGCCAAGCCCACCGCCATTGCAGCACGTTTCCAGCTTGT CACGCGATCCCGTCATCATCGAGAGGAGTAATCTtgtgaatatttcgaaattaatcGTGAAGGAGCTGATCGAAACGTCTTTGAAGTATGGTCGGATGCTCGATTCTGATCATATGCCATTGCAACATTTTTTCATCGTTCTTGAACACGTGCTTAGGCATGGTTTACGACCAAAGAAG GGTCTACTTGGACCCAAGAAGGAGCTTTGGGATATACTTCAGCTAGTTGAGAAATATTGTTCCGAAGCACAGGACATTACGTCCAGTATTCGTGATCTACCTACTGTTAG GACTGCAATGGGTAGAGCGCGAGCATGGTTGCGTATGGCGTTAATGCAGAAAAAGCTAGCGGACTACTTGAAAGTTTTAATCGACCACAAGGAAGATATATTGTCCGAGTATTTCGAGCCTGACGCTCTGATGATGAGCGAAGAGGCAATCGTTATAATGGGCTTGTTGGTGGGCTTGAACGTAATCGACTGCAATTTCTGTGTAAAG GAAGAAGACCTCGATTGTCAACAAGGTGTGATCGATTTCTCGCTATACCTGCGAAACAGCAATCATATACCTGGTGAATCTCCAGACGACGAGCTTGAAAATGATAACATGACAACTGTACTCGACCAGAAAAATTACATCGAGGAACTAAACCGACATTTAAA CGCAACTGTGACAAACCTTCAAGCCAAAGTGGAATCCTTAACAACGACAAACGCTCTTATGAAGGAGGACCTGTCTATCGCTAAAAATAACATTCTGTCGCTTCACGAGGAGAATAGACAATTGAAAAAAGAGTTGGGAATCGAAATTAAAGACACGAACGAG AATGGGAAACCACCGATCAAAATTACTGAAACTACGACAGAGATCGAGGAGTTGAGAAGTAGGCTAGATACTGAAAAGAAATTGCGGCAGGATGTAGAAAAGGAATTAGAATTACAG ATTAGTATGAAGTCAGAAATGGAAGTGGCTATGAAGCTGTTGGAGAAAGATATTCATGAGAAACAAGATACGATCATATCGTTGCGACGACAGCTCGACGAGATTAAGTTAATTAACTTGGAAATGTATAAAAAGCTACAG GAGTGCGAAGGCTCGCTTAAGCATAAAACAGAACTGATCACTAAATTGGAGGCTAAGACGCTATCGATGACTGAAACCATCCAGAAAATGGATGAAAA GTGCAAGGAAATGGACGACGTGAAATCAGATGCAGTAGAGAGGGTGAGGATTTTGGGAGCTGAAGCTGCCGAGAGAGAAGCGAAGGCGAACGGGGTCGAGAGGGAATTGCGACTCGAACGCGAATGGAGAACCTCCTTACAGGAAGCATCGATCTCTAGCGCGGAGAAGATCTCTCAATTACATCAGGAGATCGATCAGTTGAGGCGGGTGTCCGAG AAATACCTGGCGCTGCAGGAGGAACATTACGCGTTGAAGGAGATCTGCACCGAACAGGAACGGACTCTGGAGGAACTTGGGGGACAATTGAGCACGGCGAAATTGGCGGCCGTGGAATTACGCGAGGCCGCTGACAACGCTCACCAGCAGCAGAACCAGCAGCAGCAAGAGGGTGCAGCGACCTGGGCGAACGATCGACTGGTCACCCAATGCAAGAGCTGCAACCGAGAGTTCAACATCACTCGTCGCAAG